The Anabas testudineus chromosome 1, fAnaTes1.2, whole genome shotgun sequence genomic sequence TACCAGGATGGTTGCCAGCCTGAGATCAAGCTGATTTCAGCAGCTAATACAACCATCACAGACATTTTGTACTGGAAGTACCTTCAGAAGAAACTAATCGATTGATGTTTGTGGTTCGGGGAAACTAAGCAATCATGAAACAAACTGACAGGTCTTAACAGCGGAATCGTGTCATGTAACTTAGCTTGCTATTCATGTTATTACAGTTAATGCAGCGAATGCACGATGAAGCCAAAACAAGTACACAGCTAAACGAAGCAGTCAATAGTATCACTGCGTTGTATTTGATGTTTGCCATCAATGCCAGGCCCACCCCCTTTTACTCGACAGTGATGGTAATAACAATGCTAGGAACCGGGGGATCACTTCTGTGAAATCTCTTCCGTAAATCCGCACTGCAGGACACTGCTATCTAGTTGGTCATAGCATACACTCGAGTTGTCCGATCGAGCGCTGTCTTAACTGTGTCACgataaataatgacattttatcatTAAGGCAATGACTGCTTGGTCATTTTTGACCTTCGGGCTTCGtccaaaatatttttaacatatgGCAAGAAAGCTGTCGAGGAAATTCCCTGCAAGTCAACAATAGCTCTATTAGCATTAGCTAGCGGCTAGGTTACATGTGGTAGCTGGATGGCTAATGATGGTGTTAAATCCACCAAAATAACAAGTGTTTGGGATTAAACATATGTAACAGAGTATCGGTAGTTAATATACATGATATGAAACGAACGTTAATCCAGGTTATCAAAGGAGCGAGTATTGTAGATACACAGCCGGTTAAGTGATCCTTCCTAGCTACTAGCATTAGCAAACGCCATCATGCACACATGCTAACTGCTGTCAGTCACACCGGAGTCTGTCGACTCCGGAGGGTGCGAATGGGCCAGGGCGGCTTACTAGACGTCGTTCCCAGGATCAACCACCGTgacaaaaaaatatgaaaaaaaatcGCCGGTTCAATGATAAACCAAACGTGACAGATGTAAACACTGAACACGAAGGGAAGAcgagagggaaaaaaacaccAAGAGACCCTTACCAGCTGCTCCTGAGGTGTCAGGGCTTCCGCCATCTTGAAGCCTCCGCAACGTCGCAGCGGGCGCGCCCACCAGTCGCTCGCACGCCCCGCACCCCGAGACGGAGCCCGAGGCCCCGCCCACGTCCATTCACATTACCGAGGACACCTCAGACGACTTAGTAAAGAGAAttagaggaggagaggaggacgTGATGGAGGACTTCAGGAGGACAGGTCCACATATATATaacttatatataatatataacttCTTAAGAGACTCATTATCTAGACGATCTCAATAAGAATTGAAACATACAAATGGCAGCAATGCTACATTTTTGGATGCCGGCTCCCTTAAAACCCCAGAGAAGAATATTAAGAAGATGCtatgtatcagtagagttcagctcaaaatattgtatttatcaATAGAGTTCACCCTAGACACAACAAACTGTACCACAGACACCTCAAACACCATATGCACTGAAATAACACTTTAGATTAGAAACATTTGTCAGTACTCTTTACCAGAGTATCATGGTATTTATCAATACGCTGCACTACAGACACTTTGACTCACCTAGTAGtggaagtagtagtagtaataataatactagtgtagtagtagtaatagtagtagtagtaatactaGTAGTAGTGAATGGGGTTGTAGGAACGTTTGATCAGGGGCGTTTGTTCCGTCGGACTGTTTTTGTGCAACACCGGGTCGCGCTGCGGCGGACTTTTTGATTTCAGATTTCTTCGGTGATGttcaacagaagaaaatgtttataGTTAGCGATACAAATAATGAATTGTACGGtgaagtttgttttgttaattatatACTGTTACATACTGATACATCTCATCAGATATAACGTTAGTTTATAAACTCGTGTTGAGAGCGAACCTGATGTCATGTTAATGAACGCCCAGCTGTTCAGGCGTTTGTcaacaacagtaacattaacagAACAACGTGATCATTATGAGCACTTTGGGTCCTCCTCCGAAAAAGAAAAGCTACATGGGACAGCACCAGATCAAGAACAAAAAATGGTAAATTTAAGTcactttttctttaatgttgaCAGATTTAGAATTGTGAACATATTTCTGCTGTTGCCAAGAGACAACTTACAACATCgacatatttttaacatttctacTTATAAACATTTTCTGAACATAGCCACCAGGCTCCGGATGATCCACCAGAAGTCAATAGCCTAttgcaaaaaaaacattatgtgtcAAATAAAGCAAACAGGCCAGAGAACAGAGGAAGCCACATTGTAAGTCTGACAGCTTCAGTTTTTCAcacactctctttttttttgtgtatgacTTCTTAATTTAGATCACAAATAACCTGAACTACTTTTTGTTTTAGGGTGGAGCAGCAATGTTCCCGCTGGGGGAATCGACATTAGCTCTTGATGAAGAGATGGTTCAGGTGCTTGATGCCGTCGACTCTGTAAAGCCTGCAGCTTGTCCAACTACTGCAAACGGAGGTGCACAGGAAGAGCCAGCATCATCAGCTGCTCCGTCACGGTCTCTTGCACCAACTGCACacagtaagaaagagagagacagagcacctcTTCAACCTATAGACGACCAAAGATCCCATAGATCCCTCATGACAGACGAAAGACTGTGTGGACGTAACAGTGATTGTAAGAGACCCGGGTGGACAGCTGACTGCAAAGACCTTGCTCAGAAGCTTCTCTTCAGTGAGGACTCAGAGGAAGCAGAGCAAGCTCAGAGGGGCCTGTCAATGCCTGCGTCTGCCTGTGTCAGTGTTCCTCAAtatcaagaaataaaaaacaactgtcaAGCAGACAGCTTCAACAAGTCAGTCTGAACTTACTTACTATATTATtatgcagattttctttttcttccttcccaGAAATCAAATGTTTCTCTTAACCTGTTTCAGCAGGCAGAAACAGATACACAGAAGAAAGAGCTCTCCTCCTAACAACGAGGAAAGTTGTTCAAATAGGAATTCTGATCTGCCTCTTGATGTGTCCAGAGACTACATCTTGTTCAGCCCCACACGTCTCGCAGCTGCCAAGAAGAAGTCCAAACTCCAGCCTTCATTACAGAACCAGTCCGCCTCCGTGCTCACAGTCCCCAGTGGGTTAGAGCTCAGTACTCTGAGCGTCACTTTATCTCAGCCAGGTGAAGTATTTTAAGCAGAGTCATAAAACctttacatgtatttgtatgtctgtatttatgtattgGCTGCCTGAAGTAAACCCAGTTTGTCTGGGTTTCACTGAACAACTATTTCCTAAATTGTGTCTCCAGTCAGTAGTGGCAGAGTCAGTGCAATACCATGTGTAAATAATGTCATGTGTCCTCCGCTGTAGGAATTGCCTTGTGTGCTCCAACGGAGCAAACTGAAAAGCTGCTGTTATCCAGCTGGGGTTTGCCAAAACCTGTCCTAGAGCGCTACCAGAAACATGGAGTGACTCAGATGTTTGAATGGCAGGCTCAGTGCCTCACTGTGGGACAGGTGCTGCAGGGAGGTAACCTGGTGTACTCTGGTAAGAAAAGTCTTTTTGGAAGCGAGTTATAACAGTAGTCAGTCACTGTAAGcttattttttaccttttgaaTCCTCCATCAGCTCCAACTAGTGCTGGAAAAACCTTGgtgtcagagctgctgatgtTGAAGCGTGTGTTGGAGACTAAAAGAAAAGCTCTCTTCATTTTGCCATTTGTCTCTGTGGCCAAAGAGAAGATGCACTACCTTCAGGTGAGGAATGGATGGAAAGAGAATAAATGGATCTTGTTTTTCATAACATGCTGTCGTTCTGTGCATTTAGGTATTTATCTTACAGACTTGTTTCCCTGCCCCTGTAGAGTGTATTTGAAGAGGCAGGAGTTCGTGTGGAGGGATACATGGGCAGCACTAAAGCTGCCGGAGGGTTCACAGCACTGGATGTTGCTGTTTGCACCATAGAAAAAGCCAACTCTCTGATCAACAGACTCATTGAAGAAGACAGTATGGGACTGTTaggtaatgataataataattgtgtgCAGTTCTGTGTTTGCCTGAAAATGAATCTACAGTTTTAATAATCAGTTTATTCATTTAAGCAAAAATTCCAgatatttgatcatttctgtttgagttttctgtttgaatttgaaaattTCACCTTGTATTTTGCACgtctcactgttttgttttgttttgttttgttttttagacaaAATTGCTAATAAATTAGAAATAACAACAGCCCATTTTatctttcaaataaaaatgaggaTAAAAGATAGAGCAAGAAATTAAAATTGTGTGTTATGTTTATGCTGCTAGGCATGGTAGTGGTGGACGAGTTACATATGGTTGGAGACTCTGGAAGAGGATACCTGCTAGAACTGCTCTTAACAAAAATCCGCTACATTGCACAGAAGCAGAACACCACAGggtctgtttgtctctctttgtactgataaacagcatttaaagatTATATTTCACACGTGTTAAtgagtttttacatttctttttacaggTCTCTTTCTGAGGGTGTACAGATCATAGGTATGAGTGCCACCTTGCCAAACCTCTCTCTGCTTGCCAGCTGGTTAGGTGCAGAACTTTACCAGACAGACTACAGACCTGTGCCCCTGCAGGAGCACCTCAAAGTGGGCTGCAACTTCTATGACAAGAGCCTGTCTGTGATTCGGCAGTTCACTCCTGCACTACACATTAAGGTACGGAGATCATCCAGAATGCGTGTTATCATGATTGATGCATGCTTTCCTGTGACAAGTAATGTAATCATGCGCTATAATCTTTTCCGCTTCAAGGGGGATGATGATCACATAGTGAGCTTGTGTTACGAGACGGTGAGGGAGGGCCACTCTGTCCTGCTTTTCTGCCCCTCGAAGAACTGGTGTGAGAAACTGGCAGATAGCATTGCCAGAGAATTCTACAACCTCAGGCTTAATGGTGGATGGAAACTTAAGTATTTCTTTGAATGAAATTATTTTGCCATCAGTACATATTGTATTTCAGAGCAAGGTGATTAATAAAATCTGTTGAAAAGTATGATCACGTAGAAGTTTACAAAGTTTAAGGTTTACACTGTGTTTCATTCAGATCATCAGGGTGACACTGATGCCCAGACTGTGTGTCTGGATCAGGAGGGACTAGTGAATGTTATAGCCCAACTGAAACGAACTCCTGCTGGTCTAGACCTTATCCTCCAGCGAACTGTACCGTGGGGAGTGGCCTTCCACCATGCAGGTGAACAAAGTTAAACAACACCTTAACCACAAACTGTGGGATAAGTGGAAGGGCTACAGTTGTTCTGCGTGTAAACCACATAACATGTCTATGTCTTGGATTTTCTTTGTAGGTCTGACCTTTGATGAACGCGATGTGTTAGAAGGAGCTTTTCGTCAGGGCATGGTCAGAGTCCTGGCTGCAACCTCTACCCTCTCTTCAGGAGTTAATCTCCCAGCTCGTAGGGTCATCATTCGAACCCCTACATTCAACGGACACTTGTTGGACCCACTCACATACAAACAGATGGCTGGACGTGCAGGAAGAAAAGGAGTAGACACCACAGGTATGGAGGAAACAGGGGCAAAgacaatgaaggaaaaaaactattattactTGTTCATTGTTTCCAAGTTGTTGTTTTGGATGTCCTGTTCCAGGTGAAAGCGTGCTAGTCTGTAAAGAGGCAGAACGCCAGAAAGGTATCAGTCTACTTAGGGGTACTCTTCAGCCAATCAGCAGCTGCCTAGTGAGAAGGGAAGGGGAAGGTGTCACCACTAGCATGCTGCGAGCTATTCTAGAGGTACGAGTGATAACTCAGTTAACTTGGCCAGGCTACAGCCTGCAAATGCATTATGATAGTCCTCCAttgagaagaaggagaaatgtTTTATCCTTTGGAGGTCACTGAAATATTGTCAGATCAGTTCACATGTGACTACACTGGTACAAATCCCATTTTCAGAAATTGTAACGTTTTTTAAAATCCtgtaaaaactacaaaatgtgaTTTTCCAGTTAACTCAAACCTTGATTTATCCCAAGGatctaaacattttaatttccttacatttacaaacatttacatcatCCTTTTGTggaactttttttaaataactaaaggCTCAAGTGAATTAGCAAATCGaagattttaattttagaaaaagaaacttttctGGAAATCAGGATTGTCATTTTTGAAAAGTATTATATTACTTATTCTCTTATGCTCTTTATTTGAATCATCCTAACATGCAGATCATTGTCGGAGGTGTAGCCAGCACTCCACAGGATGTGAGGTTATATGCTTCATGCTCTCTACTGGCTGCCAGCATGAAATGTGATGGACAAAAACAATCTAACGAAGAGACCAACAAAGGAGCTATTGAGGCCTGTGTTGAATGGCTGATGGAGAATGAATTTATTAGTATTCAGAAGGACGAGCAAGGTACTGCCACAGTTGACCCAGGGCAATCTTACTGTGTTTCATAcccattttttatttgatagtaATGCTACAGTACACATATACATGGGGAAAGTAGACTTGGTTTCCTTGGTAGCAACTGTTACTTCAGTCATACATCCATTTATTGAAAGTATCAACTATCACCTATTCTCATCTTTGCTGTCACCATAACTACTGCTTATCCTCTGGTGTCTCTGCCTATTCAGAGGAGCGGTACTGTCCCACTCAACTTGGTGCTGCCACACtgtcctcttccctctctccgCCTGAAGCTCTGGGAATATTTGCAGACCTCCAGCGGGCAATGAAAGGCTTTGTGCTGGAAAATGACCTGCACATTCTGTATCTGGTAGACATGCAAATATCCTGCCTTTGAACATTATGTCAACTGCTTTCTCTCTATGTTATTTTACCAGTGCTCAGtagtataataaaataaaattctgtgTCCAAATGCTGCTCAGATCACTCCACTGTATGCAGAGTGGACCACTATAGATTGGTATCAGTTCTTCTGTCTGTGGGAGCAGCTCTCATCATCGATGAAGAGAGTAGCAGAGCTAGTGGGCGTCCAGGAAGGTTTTCTGGCACGTTCTGTCAGCTGCAAACTTGTCgccaagacagaaaaacaacgTAGACAGATGGCAGTTCACAAACggtaaaacacagaatgatGATATTTACAGATACTATATGCATTGCATATCATGAGCACAATCAGAATTGTGCTTGTAGTAGTACTCTGTTGAACTTTtttgaaagttttatttatgtctgtgcTGTTGGCCCTCTTCCAATATGCATACTGATTCTTAACACTGTGTTATTCTGATAAAAAGGCTGAAACAAGCCCCTCAATAATTTACACTAATCAGAAAGTCGAACAGTGAAATCTTAGGAATACTTTCTCTGTTACATCCTGTCCTCGTTATTATGTTTCAGGTTTTTCACCACCCTTGTACTACAGGATCTGGTGAATGAGGTGCCATTGGGAACAGTTGCATCCAAATACAACTGCAATCGTGGGCAGTTACAGTCTCTCCAGCAGTCTGCTTCTACATATGCAGGTACATCCGACATCAGTGTTGCTCAGTGTATTGAGGATTACAGTGTACATTGTGTCTAACACAGGACACGGTAGGATATATCAACTTTGCATTCTTCACATTAAAAAGGGTCAGCAGTAACTAGTAACTTGATGCAGGAAGCAGGAGCACTTTAGAATGATGGATATACTCTACAGCAGAAACTCCATTAGCTGATGTTTCAGCACCTACATGCTTTCTTCAGAACCACGGCGAATCATAAGTGCTCATGCTTCTTGCATCAAGTTACTGTGTAATTTAGACTGAATGGGTACGTGCTTAAATGTAGCTCAGAACAAGTTTGTCTAGTTGTCATTCTAAATCACGATTGATGGTTTTTATTATCAGTGTCAAACAGAGCCAATACACAATACTTGTTATTCATGAACTGTTCATTTATGCAGCTTCTAAAAACACTTTCTGCCTCTTCTCAGGTATGGTAATGATATTCTGCAAGCGTCTGGGCTGGCACAACATGGAGCTGCTTTTGTCCCAGTACCAGACCAGGCTGAGCTTTGGCGTACAGAGGGAACTGGTTGACCTCGTCAGGGTCTCCCTCTTGAATGCAACACGAGCCAGAGCACTCTACGCACAAGGGCTTTGTACTGTCGCTGAATTAGCCAGAGCTACTGTAGCTGATGTGGAGAAAGCACTAAGGAATGCGGTCCCATTTAAAAGGTAGGTGTATGTATGCCTCTATGTATTaggtaaagaaagaaagttagTTCCAAGAGAATATACAAGCATAATAAAGGACTTAAACTGACTGAAGATGAAGTTGTGACTAAAAACTACacgtttaaatgtgtttattaacaACTAACCCTAAAATATCTAATAAGTAATTGAATACCAAAAATACAGCAGGTGCATTATAATATGCACCTCTTATAGTTAACAATTACACCTTATATTCTAGAcctctgtgttttactgtctgtctcctgCAGCTCTAAACGTGCAGTGGATGAGAGTGAGATGGAGGCAGCTGAGAGACGAAACCTTCGCTGTGTCTGGGTAACAGGTGGACGTGCCCTGACGGAACAGGAAGCAGCCATTGAGATAGTATCTGAGGCAAGACTGCTCCTTCAGGAAGATCTGGCCCAGCTAGGAGTTCAGTGGGACCCAACAACACTTCCACCCGGCGCACCCACTCTCAGCAACCTCGACGACCATCACAGCAGCGACACAGACTCATCTGTCTCATACATCAGCCCACAAGAAGCAAAGGCAGGTTCCagtagagagggagagggacacaGGCTCAACAAGAGTGAGAGCAAAGATACTGATAAGCATAGAGAGGGGATTAAACCGGAGAAACAGAAGCTAGAGAACAAAATGCCAACTGGTGAAGCCAGGAGAGAACAACCTAAAAAGgcacaggacaggacagagacagaagttGGACAAACAGGTAATCATGTGGCAGTAGAAAGAGATAATGTAGCAAAGATAGAAGAGACAAATGCAAAGTTATCTATGGAAAATGCCCCAGAAAATCCAGATGAAATAAGAGAACGGCCCGAGCAGGAAATGGGGGAGTGCAAAACatcagaggagagaggaggacaaaAAAGTGAAGGTACAGTCTCAATGAAGGAAAGGGGTCAGGCAAAACCGTCCATTCCTGACAGGAGCCTTACGCAGGAACTGGCGCAGATTGTCTCCAGTCTACCTCAGCTGCTGCCCCATGCTCAGCCTTCACCTTCTCCAATGCCCCCTCCTCGCTTTAGAACTCTGATATCAAGGGTGGGAGAAGAAACTGTTTCCCCAAAGTCATCAAAAGGAGACGGTACCACAGGACTTGTTGCCTCTCCTTTGCAACCAGGTAGACTGAAACACTCAAGAGCCCTAAGCAAAGTCCTCCACTCTATACAAACTGACAAAAGCCTACAAAATGATGTTGACACTGCACCGACATCATGCCCGCCTTCAGACTCCACTGGTCAAGCTCCTGGCCATGTGCCACAAACGCCCCCCACAGTCTCTGCTCCTACGATTGATTCTCCCCTGTCTTCTTCTCCTGCCTCAGTTCCCTTATTCTCTCCCAAAGCCAAGCGAAGAAGGATGGAGGGTGCAGAGATGGATAAATTCTCATCCCCTGAGCTGTATGcaggagaagaaggagatgaagaagTTCAAGGAAATGttaagaaaggagaagagagttTTGGTGACAGCTTCGAATTGgacactcagacagaaagaatcATTCTTCAACAATCATACCAACGTGGAATTGGGAATGATAGAGCTATGAACCAATTGGTAGAAACTGAAGAGGCAAAAGAAGTGGAAATGGTagaaatgtgcacacactccGTCACAGGAAAAGATGGGCTTGAAGCTCCTGACAGTGCAAGTCATAGATTCAATATTTCTCTCACTGATAGTCAAATGGAGCTCATCCTTAACAGCAGCCACCAGGTAACTGGCCAGAATCATCATGGGGCGAATGTAAAATCAGATacttgaaataataaaatgactttcttatttataaaacatatgatgttgtttttacagatttCCCCTGGTCTCGCTGATGATAACTTGGAAGAAGATAAAAATCAAGATGGCAGTAATGATAATGAAGCCCCTGAAGCCAATCCAGTTGCCTCTGAGAGTTTTAACAGAAGCAGTAGTTTCCTTTTTGACAGCCTGTATGACAGCTCTCTGCTGGCTGGTCTGAGCCCAGAGCAGCTAGCAGACCAAGAGGAACCTGTAGGCCAGGACATCAA encodes the following:
- the polq gene encoding DNA polymerase theta isoform X2 codes for the protein MSTLGPPPKKKSYMGQHQIKNKKCHQAPDDPPEVNSLLQKKHYVSNKANRPENRGSHIGGAAMFPLGESTLALDEEMVQVLDAVDSVKPAACPTTANGGAQEEPASSAAPSRSLAPTAHSKKERDRAPLQPIDDQRSHRSLMTDERLCGRNSDCKRPGWTADCKDLAQKLLFSEDSEEAEQAQRGLSMPASACVSVPQYQEIKNNCQADSFNKQKQIHRRKSSPPNNEESCSNRNSDLPLDVSRDYILFSPTRLAAAKKKSKLQPSLQNQSASVLTVPSGLELSTLSVTLSQPGIALCAPTEQTEKLLLSSWGLPKPVLERYQKHGVTQMFEWQAQCLTVGQVLQGGNLVYSAPTSAGKTLVSELLMLKRVLETKRKALFILPFVSVAKEKMHYLQSVFEEAGVRVEGYMGSTKAAGGFTALDVAVCTIEKANSLINRLIEEDSMGLLGMVVVDELHMVGDSGRGYLLELLLTKIRYIAQKQNTTGSLSEGVQIIGMSATLPNLSLLASWLGAELYQTDYRPVPLQEHLKVGCNFYDKSLSVIRQFTPALHIKGDDDHIVSLCYETVREGHSVLLFCPSKNWCEKLADSIAREFYNLRLNDHQGDTDAQTVCLDQEGLVNVIAQLKRTPAGLDLILQRTVPWGVAFHHAGLTFDERDVLEGAFRQGMVRVLAATSTLSSGVNLPARRVIIRTPTFNGHLLDPLTYKQMAGRAGRKGVDTTGESVLVCKEAERQKGISLLRGTLQPISSCLVRREGEGVTTSMLRAILEIIVGGVASTPQDVRLYASCSLLAASMKCDGQKQSNEETNKGAIEACVEWLMENEFISIQKDEQEERYCPTQLGAATLSSSLSPPEALGIFADLQRAMKGFVLENDLHILYLITPLYAEWTTIDWYQFFCLWEQLSSSMKRVAELVGVQEGFLARSVSCKLVAKTEKQRRQMAVHKRFFTTLVLQDLVNEVPLGTVASKYNCNRGQLQSLQQSASTYAGMVMIFCKRLGWHNMELLLSQYQTRLSFGVQRELVDLVRVSLLNATRARALYAQGLCTVAELARATVADVEKALRNAVPFKSSKRAVDESEMEAAERRNLRCVWVTGGRALTEQEAAIEIVSEARLLLQEDLAQLGVQWDPTTLPPGAPTLSNLDDHHSSDTDSSVSYISPQEAKAGSSREGEGHRLNKSESKDTDKHREGIKPEKQKLENKMPTGEARREQPKKAQDRTETEVGQTGNHVAVERDNVAKIEETNAKLSMENAPENPDEIRERPEQEMGECKTSEERGGQKSEGTVSMKERGQAKPSIPDRSLTQELAQIVSSLPQLLPHAQPSPSPMPPPRFRTLISRVGEETVSPKSSKGDGTTGLVASPLQPGRLKHSRALSKVLHSIQTDKSLQNDVDTAPTSCPPSDSTGQAPGHVPQTPPTVSAPTIDSPLSSSPASVPLFSPKAKRRRMEGAEMDKFSSPELYAGEEGDEEVQGNVKKGEESFGDSFELDTQTERIILQQSYQRGIGNDRAMNQLVETEEAKEVEMVEMCTHSVTGKDGLEAPDSASHRFNISLTDSQMELILNSSHQISPGLADDNLEEDKNQDGSNDNEAPEANPVASESFNRSSSFLFDSLYDSSLLAGLSPEQLADQEEPVGQDIKDKWPLPSTQDQRCSEFLANREAERQEAVQWGESSFNLSEWGDTLLVGEHFLERQSLLRHTGRTQKEQEDCDRQAQQCNTDYEQFKNNQGHMHKFKQFTSCQNNIKPGERQRRINKDGENEEQMEKEREQGKTNVLLLDNVPVGTPHCSPGLQEIFDRWPSMSEQTCQNPTTGHADTQRLINAANTLKASDLPQPTIHEDRKREELNAQSAAAENDSPLVHLSRHDAGNATERPGSAGDLIPPTQETPPVTPRVKLTTSSVQSPLTARPLNQSTPSALGLHKPSALKCPESRTGQSNHLPEPVPANKHLTSTFDHHHKCHLGQAPKTKRLTEPEVTSVPCSTSETKGVLQTGPNLSSPQNCASLSIPCPKLPSDTDSAVDEGFSLQLSQDKSLCSSNSGTFTIIDVASDRCLFDTFIEEWKTKERYSLVLACEKREHRLQPLNEIGGKHKRVSAAHQNPNRADGFPVRDSDGLVIIGLSVCWGARDAYYISLQKEQNKGLSSSLAPPPLDDDLPVNERLEQVKTCLSRPSAGHRGGVVITYDIIQVYKRLVLGCGISLEGNCEDPKVACWLVDPGSEERTLPNMVTVYCPEELHLLDGLGNGNAYCPRVRAATKSVLILAVMNHLSGVLEKDGMLDLFRNMEMPSQVCLALLELNGVGFSVQECERQKHVMQAKLTALESQAYNLAGHSFSLTSIDDIAQVLFLELHLPPNGDVSGSKSKKTLGYTRRGGGRVRLGKQFSTTKDVLEKLCPLHPLPGVILEWRRITNALTKVVFPLQREKQYHPTLAMDRIYPIAQTHTATGRVSFTEPNIQNVPKDFQIYMPTVVGESPPSQSGSEITKPGKQRRSVVPSVAAGTAEQGPAFSVSMRHAFIPFSGGMILAADYSQLELRVLAHLSKDQRLIQVLNLGADVFRCIAAEWKSVDPETVKDDLRQHAKQICYGIIYGMGAKSLGEQMGVEENDAACYIESFKARYKGINAFLKQTVKNCVKNGYVQTLKGRRRYLPGITNTNTHIKAHAERQAVNTTVQGSAADIVKLATVNIQKRLQKTYPAAPLSHQHTHSVNNRCRAGTSHLRGAYFVLQLHDELIYETTEEDLIQVAQIVKREMESAVKLYVKLKVKVKVGPSWGNLQDLDL